In Ignavibacteriales bacterium, one DNA window encodes the following:
- a CDS encoding biotin transporter BioY, giving the protein MLVNEISKSNKLMKYFSYAISKDLFWILAFTTLTAFAAQVSVPVQPVPFTLQTMLVILSGAFLGSRNGAISQIIYLFVGIIGIPVFANMSFGLPILFGPTGGYLLSFPIAAFIVGFIIERKRNLFTIISSMVLASLIVLIIGAAYLTTFYSGNFKQAFFAGAIIFSVWDLIKISAAVSMYHSFSKKYPKLPK; this is encoded by the coding sequence ATGTTAGTTAATGAAATTAGTAAATCAAATAAATTGATGAAATATTTTAGCTATGCTATTAGCAAAGATCTTTTTTGGATTTTAGCTTTTACAACTCTTACGGCTTTTGCTGCACAGGTAAGTGTTCCGGTTCAGCCAGTTCCTTTTACTCTGCAAACAATGCTTGTAATTTTATCAGGAGCTTTCCTTGGTTCAAGAAATGGTGCAATAAGTCAAATCATTTATTTATTTGTTGGAATAATTGGAATACCGGTGTTTGCTAATATGTCTTTTGGTTTACCAATATTATTTGGACCAACAGGTGGTTATCTTTTATCATTTCCAATAGCAGCATTTATTGTTGGATTTATTATTGAAAGAAAAAGAAATCTATTCACAATAATATCCTCAATGGTGTTAGCAAGTTTAATTGTTTTGATTATTGGAGCAGCATATCTTACAACTTTTTATAGTGGAAATTTTAAACAGGCGTTTTTTGCTGGCGCAATTATTTTTTCTGTGTGGGATCTAATAAAAATTTCTGCTGCAGTTAGTATGTATCATTCATTTAGTAAAAAATATCCAAAATTACCTAAATAA
- a CDS encoding alpha/beta hydrolase, whose product MVKQDYSFITSEKEVLSLTAYGITDNINRCLIFVHGFQGFKDWGFGPYLGEYFASKGFFVLTFNFSHNGIGENPLVFSDLKKFAQNTYSREVRELSELINAYLSNYFGIVNQPKIGILGHSRGGAISLIASRNIKDVKGVALWASISYLDRYSERQKEEWKKKGFFEVMNQRTGQMMRIELPLLKDIEENGKNSLSIRKAVEELNRPLFIAHGEQDLAVPLKEAEEIYNWSDKKYTEFYKIPSAGHTFDIKHPFE is encoded by the coding sequence ATGGTTAAGCAGGATTATAGTTTTATAACATCTGAAAAAGAAGTTTTAAGTTTAACTGCTTATGGAATTACGGATAATATTAATCGTTGTCTAATATTTGTTCACGGTTTCCAAGGATTTAAGGATTGGGGATTTGGTCCATATTTAGGTGAATATTTCGCTTCAAAAGGCTTTTTTGTTCTTACATTTAATTTTTCGCATAATGGAATTGGTGAAAATCCACTTGTTTTTTCTGATCTTAAAAAATTTGCGCAGAATACTTATTCAAGAGAAGTAAGGGAATTGTCTGAACTTATTAATGCTTATCTAAGCAACTATTTTGGTATAGTAAATCAACCGAAGATTGGAATATTGGGACATAGCCGCGGAGGTGCAATTTCCTTAATTGCCTCAAGAAATATTAAAGATGTTAAAGGAGTTGCTCTTTGGGCATCGATTTCATATTTGGACAGATATTCTGAACGGCAAAAAGAAGAATGGAAGAAGAAAGGTTTTTTTGAGGTTATGAATCAAAGAACTGGCCAGATGATGCGAATAGAACTTCCGCTTTTAAAGGATATTGAAGAAAATGGGAAAAATTCATTAAGTATTAGAAAAGCGGTTGAGGAGTTAAATCGACCATTATTTATTGCACACGGTGAACAAGATTTAGCGGTTCCTTTAAAAGAAGCTGAAGAAATTTATAACTGGTCAGATAAAAAATATACTGAGTTTTATAAAATTCCTTCGGCTGGACATACATTTGATATAAAGCATCCTTTTGAATGA
- a CDS encoding acyl-CoA dehydrogenase family protein, protein MDFKFLDEHKMLRDTVKEFTNNEIRPIARKIDEDEFIPKELIKKLGKLGILGTLFPEEYGGGGFGIVGFCLAEEEITRACGSTATLIGAHQSIGTNTIFIGGSEELKKKYLPSLTSGDKIAAFCLTEPEAGSDANSLKTHAKLVGSNWILNGSKTWITNGSIADVFSVFARTDKGITGFVVDSNTPGIIIGPNEKKLGIRASATNQITFEDVEVPPENMIGIEGRGFLYAMRTLEAGRLCIGACCIGASKEMLEMSAAYANHRKQFGEVIAHFQGVQFMLAEIATRIYAMESLLYRAAQGYDDKRDIALEAAMVKLFCSEAVAEVADKALQIHGGMGFSRELPLEKFYRDARILKIFEGTSEIQKMIIGRKVAKNNGVWKL, encoded by the coding sequence ATGGATTTTAAATTTCTTGATGAACATAAAATGCTTCGCGATACGGTAAAAGAATTTACGAATAACGAGATCCGACCAATCGCTAGAAAAATTGATGAAGATGAGTTTATTCCGAAAGAATTAATTAAAAAGTTAGGAAAGTTAGGAATTCTGGGTACTTTATTTCCAGAAGAATATGGAGGTGGTGGTTTTGGAATTGTTGGTTTTTGTCTTGCTGAAGAAGAGATTACAAGAGCCTGCGGTTCTACAGCTACTTTAATTGGAGCACATCAGTCAATTGGAACGAATACAATTTTCATTGGCGGATCTGAGGAATTAAAGAAAAAATATTTACCTTCATTAACTTCTGGTGATAAAATTGCTGCCTTCTGTTTAACAGAACCTGAAGCTGGTTCTGATGCCAACAGCCTAAAAACTCATGCAAAATTAGTTGGTAGTAATTGGATTCTGAATGGTTCAAAAACCTGGATAACCAACGGCTCTATTGCCGATGTCTTTTCAGTATTTGCAAGAACTGATAAAGGTATTACCGGTTTCGTTGTGGATTCCAATACACCTGGAATTATTATTGGTCCAAATGAAAAAAAATTAGGAATTAGGGCAAGCGCTACAAATCAAATTACTTTTGAAGATGTTGAAGTTCCACCTGAAAATATGATCGGTATTGAAGGCCGGGGATTTTTATATGCAATGCGTACTCTTGAAGCAGGAAGACTTTGCATTGGTGCATGCTGCATTGGAGCTTCAAAAGAAATGCTCGAAATGTCTGCCGCTTATGCAAACCATAGGAAACAGTTTGGTGAAGTAATAGCTCATTTTCAAGGTGTGCAGTTTATGCTGGCAGAAATTGCAACACGAATTTATGCAATGGAAAGTTTGCTTTACAGAGCCGCACAAGGTTATGATGATAAGCGAGATATTGCATTAGAAGCTGCTATGGTAAAGCTATTTTGTTCTGAAGCTGTTGCAGAAGTTGCTGATAAGGCTTTACAAATTCATGGTGGAATGGGATTTTCCAGAGAATTACCTTTAGAAAAATTTTACAGAGACGCGCGAATACTAAAAATTTTTGAAGGCACGAGTGAAATTCAAAAAATGATAATTGGAAGGAAAGTCGCAAAAAATAATGGAGTCTGGAAGTTATAA
- a CDS encoding 1-(5-phosphoribosyl)-5-[(5-phosphoribosylamino)methylideneamino] imidazole-4-carboxamide isomerase, producing MPKLLVIPSIDIKNGKTVRVVQGIPELDVAEYGNDPVDAALLWRAENAKCIHVVDHDAIWDEKGRNFKLIEKICSSVVIPVQLGGGIRNLDDAKRAIDLGIYRIVIGSLLHENRKEFERIVKEIGITHVAAAIDFFENEVIYKARSIKTGLTPLQIAKDFKTFGIERIVVTDVKANGMMFGPNIEISKLIAEVTKCKVTLSGGVRDKDDLMAISENTDSGIDSVIVGRALYENKFPCQRLWRIAESGIFN from the coding sequence ATGCCAAAACTTTTAGTTATTCCTTCGATTGATATAAAGAACGGAAAAACTGTTCGCGTTGTTCAGGGTATTCCTGAATTAGATGTTGCTGAATACGGGAACGACCCGGTAGATGCAGCTCTTCTGTGGCGGGCTGAAAACGCAAAGTGTATTCACGTTGTTGATCATGATGCTATCTGGGATGAGAAAGGAAGAAATTTTAAACTCATTGAAAAAATTTGTTCATCGGTAGTTATTCCCGTTCAACTTGGTGGCGGCATAAGAAATCTTGATGATGCAAAACGAGCTATTGATCTGGGTATTTACCGGATTGTTATTGGAAGTTTATTGCATGAGAACAGGAAGGAATTCGAGAGGATAGTAAAAGAAATTGGTATTACTCATGTTGCTGCTGCAATTGATTTTTTTGAAAACGAAGTAATCTATAAAGCAAGATCTATTAAAACCGGTTTAACCCCATTACAGATAGCAAAGGATTTTAAAACTTTTGGTATTGAAAGAATAGTTGTAACAGATGTTAAAGCAAATGGTATGATGTTCGGTCCAAATATAGAAATATCTAAGTTGATAGCAGAAGTAACTAAATGCAAAGTGACTCTTTCCGGCGGTGTTAGAGATAAGGATGACCTGATGGCAATAAGTGAAAATACAGATTCAGGCATCGATTCTGTCATTGTAGGCCGTGCACTTTATGAAAATAAATTTCCTTGCCAGAGGTTATGGCGCATAGCAGAATCTGGAATTTTTAATTGA